From Vibrio crassostreae, one genomic window encodes:
- the rsmI gene encoding 16S rRNA (cytidine(1402)-2'-O)-methyltransferase has translation MTDNKTLLTESPTLYIVPTPIGNLGDITQRAIEILSSVDVIAAEDTRHTGKLLAHFNISTRTFALHDHNEQTKAQVLVERLLEGQSIALVSDAGTPLISDPGYHLVSQCRQAGVRVVPLPGACAVITALSASGLPSDRFSFEGFLPPKSKGRKDKFLEIAKAERTCIFYESPHRISDSLQDMLEILGPDREVVLARELTKTFETIQGLPLGELIDWIEEDSNRKRGEMVLLIHGHREEASTELPDEATRTLGILTKELPLKKAAAMTAEIYNLKKNALYKWGLEHLDN, from the coding sequence ATGACAGATAACAAAACCTTGCTCACAGAGAGCCCAACTCTCTACATTGTGCCAACCCCAATCGGAAATTTGGGAGATATCACTCAAAGAGCAATTGAAATTTTATCAAGTGTCGATGTTATTGCAGCCGAAGACACACGCCACACGGGTAAGCTGCTTGCTCACTTCAATATATCAACCAGAACGTTCGCTTTACATGATCATAATGAACAAACTAAAGCACAAGTTCTAGTCGAAAGGTTATTAGAAGGTCAGTCTATCGCATTAGTCTCTGATGCGGGTACTCCTTTAATTAGTGACCCAGGTTACCATCTTGTCTCACAATGTCGTCAAGCGGGTGTGAGAGTTGTGCCACTTCCTGGTGCTTGTGCTGTTATTACCGCATTGAGTGCTTCAGGTTTACCGTCGGATCGTTTCAGCTTTGAAGGCTTCTTACCGCCGAAGAGCAAAGGTCGTAAAGACAAGTTCTTAGAGATCGCAAAGGCAGAACGCACCTGTATCTTCTACGAGTCACCGCACCGCATCTCAGATTCTCTACAAGATATGCTTGAGATCTTAGGCCCAGACCGCGAAGTTGTGTTGGCGCGTGAGTTGACTAAGACATTCGAAACTATTCAAGGATTGCCATTGGGTGAGCTGATTGATTGGATTGAAGAAGATTCGAACCGTAAGCGCGGTGAGATGGTGTTATTGATTCATGGTCACCGTGAAGAAGCGAGCACAGAACTGCCAGACGAAGCGACTCGCACGCTGGGTATCCTAACCAAAGAATTACCCCTTAAAAAAGCGGCGGCGATGACAGCAGAAATCTATAACTTGAAAAAGAACGCTTTATACAAATGGGGCCTAGAGCATCTAGACAACTAG
- a CDS encoding UDP-N-acetylmuramoyl-tripeptide--D-alanyl-D-alanine ligase codes for MIDVSLEQICSAVSGELIEDANSNNVVINAVSTDTRTVEEGALFVAIVGERFDAHDFCHQAVEANASALLVERKLDLNITQVVVEDTKLALGQLSAWIHKQCDVPTMAITGSCGKTTVKEMVASILQQRGKVLFTAGNFNNDIGVPLTLLRSEPNDDYAVIELGANHIGEIAYTTQLVKPQVALVNNVAAAHLEGFGSIDGVKQAKGEIFQGLAAGDTAIVNLESNGGDFWNEVLADKTVLTFSESDSTADYFAKNIRINEQGEACFEMQTPQGAMPVELGIIGQHNVANALAAAALSIQFGATLEEIKNGLANLISVKGRVEVQQLSQNIKLIDDSYNASVPAMKAAAKLLSSFKGQRWLILGNMAELGDESLALHRQVGEYAAPFAFEHVLTYGDDTKVISEVCNGTHFATHQAMIAHIEQHLCLPENASHTLLVKGANSAGMSKIAAALKENFS; via the coding sequence ATGATTGATGTATCACTCGAACAGATTTGTTCAGCGGTCAGCGGTGAATTGATTGAGGATGCTAACTCAAACAATGTCGTAATTAATGCCGTTTCTACCGACACTCGCACCGTTGAAGAAGGCGCATTGTTTGTTGCTATTGTCGGAGAACGTTTCGATGCGCATGACTTTTGTCATCAAGCGGTTGAGGCAAATGCGAGTGCGTTGTTAGTCGAACGAAAACTTGACCTAAATATTACTCAAGTTGTTGTTGAAGACACTAAACTTGCTTTAGGTCAGCTAAGTGCTTGGATCCACAAACAATGTGACGTGCCAACCATGGCGATAACAGGAAGCTGTGGTAAAACGACCGTCAAAGAGATGGTGGCGAGCATTCTGCAACAACGTGGCAAGGTGCTGTTTACGGCGGGTAACTTCAATAATGATATTGGAGTACCACTAACCTTGCTGCGCAGTGAACCCAATGACGACTATGCCGTGATAGAACTGGGCGCGAACCACATTGGTGAAATCGCCTATACCACCCAGCTTGTGAAACCGCAGGTGGCGTTGGTGAATAACGTAGCTGCCGCGCATCTAGAGGGCTTTGGCTCAATTGATGGTGTTAAACAAGCGAAAGGTGAAATCTTTCAGGGGCTTGCTGCCGGTGATACTGCTATTGTTAATCTAGAAAGCAACGGTGGCGACTTTTGGAATGAAGTACTCGCAGATAAAACGGTACTGACATTTTCAGAAAGCGACAGTACGGCAGATTACTTTGCTAAGAATATTCGCATTAATGAGCAGGGCGAAGCTTGCTTTGAGATGCAAACACCGCAAGGCGCTATGCCGGTTGAGCTTGGCATTATTGGTCAGCATAACGTAGCAAATGCGTTGGCGGCGGCAGCGTTGAGCATTCAGTTTGGTGCCACGCTTGAAGAAATAAAAAATGGTTTAGCGAATCTTATCTCTGTCAAAGGGCGAGTTGAGGTTCAACAATTAAGTCAGAATATCAAGCTGATAGATGACAGTTATAACGCCAGCGTACCCGCGATGAAGGCGGCAGCCAAACTGCTGTCGAGCTTCAAAGGTCAACGTTGGTTGATTTTAGGCAATATGGCTGAATTAGGCGACGAAAGCCTTGCACTTCACCGTCAAGTCGGTGAATATGCTGCCCCATTCGCTTTTGAGCATGTACTCACTTATGGTGATGATACCAAGGTGATTAGTGAGGTCTGTAATGGTACCCACTTCGCAACGCATCAAGCGATGATCGCGCACATAGAGCAGCACTTATGCTTGCCAGAAAACGCGTCACATACCTTGTTGGTAAAAGGCGCGAATAGTGCAGGAATGAGTAAAATAGCCGCTGCTTTAAAGGAGAACTTTTCATGA
- the mraY gene encoding phospho-N-acetylmuramoyl-pentapeptide-transferase, producing MIIWLAELLQPHFSFFRLFEYLSFRAIASILTALCLSLWMGPRLIERLQMLQIGQVVRNDGPESHFSKRGTPTMGGVMILAAIIITVLMWADLSNPYVWAVLVVLGGYGAVGFVDDYRKVVRKNTDGLIARWKYFWQSAIALVVAFALYAHGHDTAATQLVVPFFKDVMPQLGLLYIVLTYFVIVGTSNAVNLTDGLDGLAIMPTVMVAAGFAVIAWATGNVNFAAYLHIPYIPYTSELVVVCTAIVGAGLGFLWFNTYPAQVFMGDVGSLALGGALGVIAVLVRQELVLVIMGGVFVMETLSVILQVGSYKLRGQRIFRMAPIHHHYELKGWPEPRVIVRFWIISMVLVLVGLATLKVR from the coding sequence ATGATAATTTGGCTTGCAGAGCTACTACAGCCACACTTTTCTTTTTTCCGTTTGTTCGAATACCTATCGTTTCGTGCAATCGCGAGTATTTTGACGGCTTTATGTCTGTCGCTGTGGATGGGCCCTCGTTTAATTGAGCGTCTGCAAATGCTACAAATTGGCCAAGTTGTTCGTAACGATGGTCCTGAATCTCACTTTAGCAAACGTGGTACACCAACCATGGGCGGCGTGATGATCCTAGCTGCCATTATTATTACGGTATTAATGTGGGCTGATCTTTCTAATCCTTACGTTTGGGCGGTATTGGTTGTGCTTGGCGGTTACGGTGCGGTTGGCTTTGTTGATGACTACCGTAAAGTGGTTCGTAAAAATACAGATGGCTTGATTGCTCGTTGGAAATACTTCTGGCAATCAGCTATTGCGCTGGTTGTGGCTTTTGCTCTGTATGCTCACGGCCACGATACTGCGGCAACCCAACTGGTTGTTCCTTTCTTTAAAGATGTGATGCCACAATTAGGTTTATTGTACATCGTACTGACTTATTTTGTTATTGTGGGTACTAGTAACGCGGTGAACCTAACAGATGGCTTAGATGGTTTGGCAATTATGCCAACGGTGATGGTTGCTGCTGGTTTTGCTGTGATTGCTTGGGCGACAGGTAACGTTAACTTCGCAGCATATCTACACATTCCATACATCCCATACACTTCTGAGCTTGTAGTTGTATGTACTGCTATCGTCGGCGCCGGACTTGGTTTCTTATGGTTCAATACTTACCCTGCGCAAGTATTCATGGGCGATGTTGGCTCTCTAGCACTGGGTGGTGCACTGGGTGTGATTGCTGTGTTGGTTCGCCAAGAGTTGGTACTGGTTATCATGGGCGGTGTGTTTGTAATGGAGACCTTGTCGGTAATCCTGCAGGTGGGCTCTTACAAATTGCGTGGCCAGCGTATTTTCCGTATGGCACCGATTCATCACCACTATGAGCTTAAAGGTTGGCCTGAACCGCGTGTAATCGTGCGCTTCTGGATCATCTCAATGGTATTAGTACTGGTTGGCCTAGCGACACTGAAAGTTCGTTAA
- the murE gene encoding UDP-N-acetylmuramoyl-L-alanyl-D-glutamate--2,6-diaminopimelate ligase codes for MSNSLTLSSLLSPWGDFSSSELDAIVVEQLELDSRAIKDGDIFVAIVGHAVDGRRFIDKAVAQGAKAIIAQASDDKVHGLVEWLNAVPVVYVPELHSILSELAGRVYSSQATKLIGVTGTNGKTTITQLIVQWLDLVGQRSAVMGTTGNGFLDNLKTAANTTGSAIEIQRTLSELAEEKAVYTAMEISSHGLVQGRVKALDFEVGVFTNLSRDHLDYHGTMEEYALAKKSLFTEHKCKHAVINVDDKVGKAWMSDLSNAIAVSLLPLSGYQQSVWASDVAYAETGIQMSFDGSWGQGQLSVPLIGQFNASNVLVAFATLLSLGIDKQTLVDTASQLQPVIGRMELFQVPNKAKVVVDYAHTPDALEKALAALRVHCSGKLWAIFGCGGDRDTGKRPMMAVTAEQFADKIIISDDNPRSEDPALIVKDMLAGLSEPESAFVEHDRYQAVKFALEQAGSNDIILLAGKGHEDYQVLKDKTVHYSDRESALQLLGIS; via the coding sequence ATGAGTAATAGCCTCACGCTGTCATCTTTACTTTCTCCTTGGGGAGACTTCAGTTCTTCTGAGTTAGATGCGATTGTTGTTGAGCAGTTGGAGTTGGATAGCCGTGCTATCAAGGACGGTGATATCTTTGTTGCCATTGTTGGACATGCCGTTGATGGTCGTCGCTTTATCGACAAAGCTGTCGCTCAAGGTGCGAAAGCCATCATTGCACAAGCGAGTGATGACAAAGTTCATGGCTTGGTTGAGTGGTTAAATGCAGTGCCGGTAGTTTATGTACCTGAGCTCCATTCAATTCTCTCTGAACTGGCTGGCCGAGTTTATTCTTCTCAAGCGACCAAACTAATTGGTGTTACTGGCACCAATGGCAAAACTACCATCACTCAATTGATTGTTCAGTGGCTAGACCTAGTCGGTCAACGCTCAGCAGTAATGGGCACCACAGGTAATGGTTTCTTAGATAATCTAAAAACCGCGGCGAATACCACAGGCAGTGCGATTGAAATACAGCGCACGCTGAGTGAGTTGGCTGAAGAAAAAGCCGTTTATACTGCGATGGAAATCTCTTCTCATGGTTTGGTGCAAGGTCGCGTTAAAGCCTTGGACTTTGAAGTGGGTGTATTCACTAACTTGAGCCGTGATCATCTTGATTACCATGGCACGATGGAAGAGTACGCTTTGGCTAAGAAGAGCCTGTTTACTGAGCATAAATGCAAGCACGCTGTGATCAATGTGGATGACAAAGTCGGCAAAGCGTGGATGTCAGATTTGTCCAATGCGATAGCTGTTTCATTACTTCCTCTGTCTGGTTACCAACAGTCGGTATGGGCATCTGATGTCGCTTATGCAGAAACAGGTATTCAGATGTCTTTCGATGGTAGCTGGGGGCAAGGTCAGCTTTCGGTTCCTTTAATTGGTCAATTCAACGCATCAAATGTATTGGTTGCTTTCGCGACTCTGCTGTCATTGGGCATCGACAAGCAAACCTTGGTCGACACTGCATCTCAACTTCAACCGGTTATTGGTCGCATGGAATTGTTCCAAGTACCAAACAAAGCAAAAGTCGTTGTCGATTACGCGCACACACCAGATGCTCTAGAAAAAGCATTGGCAGCACTGCGAGTTCACTGCTCTGGAAAATTGTGGGCTATCTTTGGCTGCGGTGGTGACCGTGACACTGGTAAGCGCCCAATGATGGCGGTAACGGCTGAGCAGTTCGCCGACAAAATTATTATTTCAGATGACAATCCTCGCAGCGAAGATCCTGCTTTGATTGTTAAAGATATGCTAGCTGGCTTAAGCGAACCTGAATCAGCATTCGTCGAACACGATCGCTATCAAGCGGTTAAGTTTGCCCTAGAACAGGCTGGCAGTAATGACATTATTCTTTTGGCTGGTAAAGGCCATGAAGATTACCAAGTATTGAAAGACAAAACGGTACATTACTCAGACCGAGAGTCTGCGCTTCAACTTTTAGGTATTTCATAA
- the rsmH gene encoding 16S rRNA (cytosine(1402)-N(4))-methyltransferase RsmH, whose protein sequence is MTEAFKHISVLLNESIDGLAIKPDGTYIDGTFGRGGHSRTILSKLGENGRLFSIDRDPQAIAEAQKIDDPRFTIIHGPFSGMAEYAERYDLVGQVDGVLLDLGVSSPQLDDAERGFSFMKDGPLDMRMDPTSGIPVSQWLVEADLDDITWVIREFGEDKHARRIAKGIIAYQENEENEPLTRTGQLAKLISDVAPKSFKEKKHPATRAFQAFRIYINSELEEIDTALKGAASILAPEGRLSVISFHSLEDRMVKRFIRKESQGPQVPHGLPLTEEQIKALGSADLKPVGKAIKPSKGEVDENTRSRSSVLRIAEKL, encoded by the coding sequence ATGACAGAAGCATTCAAACATATTTCAGTATTGCTTAACGAATCTATTGACGGACTTGCGATCAAACCTGACGGTACCTACATCGATGGTACTTTTGGCCGTGGTGGTCACAGCCGTACAATCCTGTCTAAACTGGGCGAGAATGGACGACTCTTTAGTATCGACCGCGATCCACAAGCGATTGCAGAAGCGCAAAAGATTGATGACCCTCGTTTTACGATTATTCACGGCCCATTCTCAGGTATGGCTGAATATGCAGAGCGTTATGACTTAGTCGGTCAAGTGGATGGTGTTTTACTGGATTTAGGTGTTTCTTCACCACAGTTGGATGACGCTGAGCGTGGCTTTAGCTTTATGAAAGATGGCCCGCTTGATATGCGTATGGATCCAACATCAGGCATTCCTGTTTCTCAGTGGTTAGTTGAAGCGGATCTCGATGACATCACATGGGTTATCCGTGAGTTCGGTGAAGACAAACACGCTCGTCGTATCGCGAAGGGCATTATTGCTTATCAAGAGAATGAAGAGAACGAACCACTAACGCGCACTGGTCAACTGGCTAAGCTTATCTCGGATGTGGCTCCAAAAAGCTTCAAAGAGAAAAAGCACCCAGCAACGCGTGCTTTCCAAGCATTCCGAATCTACATCAACAGCGAACTTGAAGAGATCGATACCGCACTAAAAGGCGCAGCAAGCATTCTTGCTCCTGAAGGCCGTTTGTCTGTTATCAGCTTCCACTCACTTGAAGACCGTATGGTGAAGCGCTTTATCCGTAAAGAGAGCCAAGGCCCGCAAGTACCCCATGGCCTGCCACTAACAGAAGAGCAGATCAAAGCGCTAGGCAGTGCTGATCTTAAACCTGTTGGTAAAGCGATCAAACCATCGAAAGGCGAAGTGGATGAGAATACTCGTTCGCGCAGTTCAGTACTACGAATCGCAGAAAAGCTATAG
- a CDS encoding penicillin-binding transpeptidase domain-containing protein produces the protein MTGKKEKAPAKPVKKSTKERVKSEKDSDPILIKWRFNVVIAFVFLAFAALVGRVAYIQIIEPDNLIRQGDLRSVRVKAIPSARGIISDRNGEPLAVSVPVEAVWADPKTIFDKNGMAQIDRWYALADVLGLERQSMIDKISSNKSRRFIYLQRQVSPAMAKYIRELKLVGVGLKAESRRYYPAGEVSAHLIGVTGIDGHGLEGVERSYDKWLTGEAGKRTIRKDRYGRVVENIALEEREEGKPLELTIDQRLQAIAYRAIKQAVADHKATSGSAILLDVKTGAVLAMVNAPSYNPNNRADLQSFKMRNRVLTDAMEPGSTVKPFVVLAALENGTADPDIVIDTGNGIMQIGGSRVRDSSKVGKADLALILKKSSNIGVAKLALNMPLEALLGMYSSVGLGEMSGLNLIGETSGIFPNRRRWSKFEIATLSFGYGLSVTPMQLAHAYATLANKGMYEPIHIIKSNDQDFSKQIIKRENAELVLNMLEGVTQKGGTATRAAVPGYRVAAKTGTSRKAEAGGYSDEYIAITAGFAPVSDPRVALVVVVNEPQGDLYYGGSVAAPVFSEIMKGALQILNVPADENKFQE, from the coding sequence ATGACCGGTAAAAAGGAAAAAGCACCCGCAAAACCCGTTAAGAAATCAACGAAAGAGCGTGTGAAGAGCGAAAAGGATTCGGATCCAATTCTGATTAAATGGCGTTTCAACGTCGTTATTGCTTTCGTGTTTCTTGCCTTTGCTGCACTCGTAGGTCGTGTGGCTTACATCCAAATCATTGAACCAGATAACTTAATTCGTCAGGGCGACCTTCGCTCGGTACGTGTTAAAGCTATTCCTTCCGCTCGCGGTATTATCTCTGACCGCAATGGCGAACCGCTTGCCGTCAGTGTTCCGGTAGAAGCGGTATGGGCCGATCCAAAAACGATTTTCGATAAAAATGGCATGGCTCAAATTGATCGTTGGTATGCGCTAGCCGATGTACTTGGTCTAGAACGTCAATCGATGATCGATAAGATCTCTAGCAACAAATCCCGTCGATTTATTTACCTGCAAAGACAAGTTAGCCCTGCAATGGCTAAGTATATTCGTGAGCTAAAGCTGGTGGGTGTTGGCCTTAAAGCAGAATCTCGACGTTACTACCCAGCAGGCGAAGTCAGTGCGCACCTTATTGGTGTGACAGGAATAGATGGGCACGGTCTAGAAGGCGTTGAGCGCAGCTATGATAAATGGCTAACGGGCGAGGCGGGTAAGCGAACTATCCGTAAAGACCGTTACGGGCGTGTTGTTGAAAACATTGCTCTAGAAGAGCGTGAAGAGGGTAAGCCTCTTGAATTAACGATCGATCAACGATTACAAGCGATCGCTTACCGAGCGATTAAACAGGCGGTGGCCGATCATAAGGCGACTTCTGGCTCTGCGATTTTATTGGATGTAAAAACCGGCGCTGTGTTGGCGATGGTTAATGCCCCTTCTTACAACCCGAACAATCGTGCTGATTTACAAAGTTTCAAAATGCGTAACCGCGTGCTTACCGATGCGATGGAGCCCGGCTCTACAGTAAAACCGTTTGTGGTTTTGGCAGCATTAGAGAACGGTACCGCAGACCCAGATATCGTTATTGATACTGGCAATGGCATCATGCAAATCGGTGGTAGCCGTGTACGAGACTCTTCTAAAGTGGGTAAGGCTGATTTAGCTTTAATCCTTAAGAAGTCGAGTAACATCGGTGTGGCGAAATTAGCACTTAACATGCCACTTGAAGCCTTGCTTGGAATGTACAGCTCGGTTGGTCTTGGCGAGATGTCTGGGTTAAATCTAATTGGTGAAACCAGTGGCATTTTCCCGAATCGTCGTCGTTGGTCTAAGTTTGAAATTGCAACATTATCATTCGGTTATGGCTTGTCAGTTACGCCGATGCAGTTAGCGCATGCTTATGCGACGCTAGCCAACAAAGGCATGTATGAACCGATTCATATTATTAAGAGTAACGACCAAGACTTTTCTAAGCAGATCATCAAGCGTGAAAACGCGGAGCTGGTGTTGAATATGCTAGAGGGGGTGACTCAAAAAGGCGGTACGGCAACAAGAGCCGCAGTCCCAGGTTACCGAGTTGCAGCCAAAACGGGTACATCTCGTAAGGCTGAAGCGGGCGGATACAGTGATGAATACATTGCAATTACCGCAGGTTTTGCCCCTGTTAGTGACCCAAGAGTCGCGCTGGTTGTTGTGGTTAACGAACCTCAAGGTGACCTTTACTATGGCGGTTCAGTCGCAGCTCCCGTTTTTTCTGAAATCATGAAGGGTGCACTGCAAATTCTCAATGTCCCTGCTGATGAAAACAAATTTCAAGAATAG
- the ftsL gene encoding cell division protein FtsL translates to MKTSKPNLAKIIFFDLISVGKVPLVLLICIFASAMGVVLTTHMSRQAITQKDMALVEREQLDDEWRNLMLEETALAEHSRVQASAKRELDMKRPDSDKEVVITLK, encoded by the coding sequence ATGAAGACCTCCAAGCCTAACTTAGCCAAGATAATATTTTTTGATTTGATCTCCGTGGGCAAGGTCCCGTTGGTGCTTCTTATCTGTATCTTCGCGAGTGCGATGGGGGTCGTTCTTACGACACATATGTCACGTCAGGCGATCACGCAAAAAGACATGGCATTAGTGGAGCGAGAACAGCTTGATGATGAGTGGCGAAATTTAATGCTTGAAGAGACGGCTCTGGCTGAACACAGCCGCGTTCAAGCATCGGCAAAAAGAGAGCTAGACATGAAACGTCCAGACTCTGACAAAGAAGTTGTGATCACACTGAAATGA
- a CDS encoding penicillin-binding protein activator: protein MATMNHKRLSVPRLLTPIALAITLAACSSGPQTPTSVDITLDPVQSTESYMMQADSSKGSLQNDWLIMALKASVQAGKTDQATLLIKRLAKQELSETQQAEWQLSRAQLLVNNSQPEQAYSQLNFQPWWKLPNEQWKDYHELRANISEMQSEYFEASRELVLYSEYLDADEELQQQAADRIWQNLNSYSQYEILELKTSPTEDVLEGWLQLAIYMKTLNSNLPNLQETLSDWLAENPQHPAATYTPQAITDILALEISKPTSTALLLPLTGKYGKQAQLVRDGFIFAMMNDKEREEDATLTVMDTNLQSAAEIKATLEENNVDFIVGPLIKSNITKLQQAQKNHENSIPALALNIPTQLEPDTNICYLALSPEQEVAQAAKHLFTQGYKYPLILAPRGRLGERVEQAFKEEWKKYSSNDVAISLFSDKRQLQRNVNQVFGLQESQQRIAQMDGLLNLDLETEPRSRRDIDSVYIVAKNSELTLIKPFIEVAINPDASQPALFSNSRSNSGDKQYEDLTGVFYSDIPLLVENKNELNKELNDLWPAHSNGQKRLQALGMDAYYLMDALPQMKAVQGYSIPGETGVLTIDNNCVVQREISWAEHGAF, encoded by the coding sequence ATGGCAACGATGAACCATAAGAGACTCAGTGTACCACGCTTACTAACTCCAATTGCATTAGCAATTACATTGGCGGCTTGTTCTTCAGGTCCTCAAACACCAACGAGCGTAGATATTACACTAGATCCAGTGCAATCAACTGAAAGTTACATGATGCAGGCGGATAGTAGCAAAGGAAGTCTACAAAACGACTGGTTAATCATGGCGCTTAAGGCTTCTGTGCAAGCTGGAAAAACCGATCAAGCAACTCTGCTGATCAAACGCTTAGCAAAACAAGAGCTGAGCGAAACGCAGCAAGCGGAATGGCAATTATCGCGCGCTCAACTGTTAGTGAACAACTCGCAGCCGGAGCAAGCTTATAGCCAACTGAACTTCCAGCCTTGGTGGAAACTTCCGAACGAGCAGTGGAAAGATTATCACGAGCTACGCGCGAACATTTCTGAAATGCAAAGCGAGTATTTTGAGGCGAGCCGCGAGTTAGTTCTTTATTCAGAATATCTAGACGCTGACGAAGAGCTCCAACAGCAAGCTGCTGACCGTATTTGGCAGAACCTAAATAGCTACTCTCAATATGAGATTCTAGAGCTTAAGACGTCGCCTACGGAAGACGTTCTTGAAGGTTGGTTACAGCTGGCGATTTACATGAAGACGCTGAACTCGAACCTTCCAAACCTACAGGAAACCCTGTCTGATTGGCTAGCAGAGAATCCTCAGCACCCAGCAGCGACATATACACCTCAGGCGATCACGGACATCTTAGCGCTAGAGATCAGCAAGCCAACCAGCACTGCACTATTACTGCCTCTAACCGGCAAGTACGGCAAGCAAGCACAACTTGTACGTGACGGTTTCATCTTTGCGATGATGAATGACAAAGAGCGCGAAGAAGATGCAACGCTGACGGTAATGGATACCAACCTGCAAAGTGCGGCTGAGATTAAAGCGACACTGGAAGAGAACAACGTTGATTTCATCGTTGGCCCGCTGATTAAGAGCAACATCACTAAGCTTCAGCAAGCGCAGAAAAACCACGAGAACTCGATTCCAGCTTTAGCTCTGAACATTCCAACGCAACTAGAACCTGATACCAATATTTGTTATCTCGCTCTATCGCCAGAGCAAGAAGTCGCTCAGGCAGCGAAACACCTATTTACTCAAGGTTACAAGTACCCGCTTATCCTTGCGCCAAGAGGACGCTTAGGTGAGCGTGTTGAGCAAGCGTTTAAAGAAGAGTGGAAAAAATACAGCAGCAACGATGTTGCTATCAGCTTGTTCTCTGACAAACGCCAACTACAACGCAATGTGAATCAGGTATTCGGCTTGCAAGAGAGCCAACAGCGTATCGCTCAAATGGATGGACTACTTAACCTAGACCTTGAAACTGAGCCACGCAGCCGTCGTGATATCGATTCTGTCTACATTGTGGCTAAGAACTCAGAGCTAACGCTCATCAAGCCCTTCATTGAAGTTGCAATCAACCCAGATGCAAGCCAACCAGCTCTATTCTCAAACTCACGCAGCAACAGCGGTGATAAGCAGTATGAAGACCTAACCGGTGTGTTCTACAGCGATATCCCACTATTGGTTGAGAATAAAAACGAGCTTAATAAAGAGCTCAACGACCTATGGCCTGCACACTCAAACGGCCAAAAGCGTCTGCAAGCACTGGGAATGGATGCATACTACCTAATGGATGCACTGCCACAGATGAAAGCCGTACAGGGTTACAGCATTCCAGGTGAAACCGGCGTGTTAACCATCGATAACAACTGTGTGGTTCAACGTGAAATCAGCTGGGCAGAGCATGGGGCTTTTTAG